The candidate division TA06 bacterium genome segment GTAATGTTTTGTTAATGTCTTATTGTATTCTTCATCTACATGGAATGCAGTAACCCAGTAATACTTTGTTTTTTTATGTTGTAAAATCAAACAATAATTGTATTCTCTTAGCCAAATATTTCTACGTACCCCTTTATTTTGGGGACCTTCCTTATAATCAAAAATTGTAATTTCGGGTCTTGTTCCGCTAGTCATAATAACTTTAGCCCATGGTAATCTTTCGGCACGCCGGTAATCTGGAAGCCTTTCTTTAATTCCGCCTTCAGACAATTGATCTTTACTAACAACATGCCAAAATCCCTCTTCTTTGCCCTGTCCATCTTCATTTATCGTTCTATTATAATCGACACGTAGGTTATTGTGAAAGGTTGAATTCCATTTAAAATCGGTGACAAAAATTTTATAAAGTTCATCTACGATAGTACTCCATTCACCAGCCATTGGTAATAAGGGTGGCAAAAAACTGCCATTGTCGTTACTTTGTGGCATTATTTTTCTCTCTCGGCAAAAAAGTAAAAATATTAAACTTATCTTCCCATGGTGCTGTTGTTTCTGTTAAAGTAAGTTTAACTTTTGCTTTTATCAACTCTATTAGTGAAAGTTTAGCTGTACTTTCTATTAAACCTCTATTTACATAAGAGAGTGCACCAATAAAGAAATCTGCAATTTGTAATATTTCACTTTCTTTTGATCTAATTTGTTGCATTATATTAATTATCTCATGCGAATTGGTTGGATAACTATTCTTTAAAATATCTTTTAATGTGTTTATTTTTATTTGACTTTGGGTGTCCTTAATATCCATAAAAATATTATATACGGACTCGCATGTAATCATATTGCGCAGTAAGTAATAATACATTTTATAATAAAATGAGTCATGGCTACCTTGATTATAATATTGATGATCAAGGTTTTTTTTATTTTTTACGACAACACATCTAAAACCTAAATCGTTTTGGGAGAAAAAATATTCAATTATATCTCTATAATAATCTAATCGTGAGTTTGATACTTTTTGCCATTTTAATTCCCCACGACAGCTATGCTTTTCTTTTAATTGACGTAACTCTTCTGTTATATGTCGAACTTTTTCTATAGGACATTTTACAGCCCCTAATAGCATGACTTCTTGCTTGTCATGCTCCAGATGACAGCTTTCATCACAATAAATATTAATAATAGAAGCCATGCTCGATTCTCTTAAGGTTGTTAATTTATCCAACATTAACCGTTAGCATTTCTATACTCTTTTGAACTCTTTTCAATGTCTCCTCTTTCCCTAGTATCTCCGCCAGTTCCGTGGCCCCGCCGGGGGTGACCTCGCGGCCGGAGAGGGCTATGCGCAGAGGCGTAAGGAAGGTGTTGGCCTTTACCCCCAGCGTCTCTACCACCACATACAGCGCCTGCTTGATGGTCTCATGGTCCCAGCTTCCCAGTTTCTCCAGTTCCGCCCGGCAGGTCTTAAGGTATTCCAGGGAATTCATCAGGTCGGTCTTGGCCTTTTTGTTGACGAACATTTCCTTTGCATATTCCGGCAGGGCATCGATGAAATCCACCCGGGCCGGGATGTCCGACAGCACCACGGTGCGCTGTTGCATCAGACCGGACAGCTTGCGCAGGTCAATTCCCGGGCTTTTGACGGCCTGCTGCAGCCAAGGCAGGGCTGCTTCGTAAAAGATCTCGGGCGTCATTTTGCGGATATACTCGCCGTTCATCCATTTCAACTTCTCCACGTCGAAGATGGCCGGGGAATTGTTCAGCCCGGCCACGGAGAAGACCTTCTTCAACTCATCCAATGAAAATATCTCCCGTTCATCCTTGGGGTTCCATCCCAGCAGGGCGATGTAATTGACGATAGCCTCCTTGAGATACCCCTGATTATAGAAATCTTCGAAGGAGGCGTCGCCCTCGCGCTTGGAAAGCTTCTTTCCTGCTGCCTTCATGATCAAGGGCAGGTGGATGTAGGCCGGGATCTCCCATTCCAGGGCCTGATAGATCAGGTTGTACTTGGGGGCCGAGGACAGGTATTCGCTGCCGCGGATGACGTGCGATATCTGCATCAGGTGGTCGTCCACCACGTTGGCGAAGTTGTAGGTGGGCAGGCCGTCTGACTTCAACAGGATCCCGTCCTCCAAGGTGGAGTTCTCCACCGTCACTGTGCCGTAGACCAGGTCGTCAAAGCTGGTGGAGCCCCCGCGGGGGATCTTCTGGCGAATCACTGAAGGCTCGCCCGAGGCCGCCCGTTTCTTGGCCTCTTCCGGACCGATGTCCCGGCAGGGGTCCTGGAATTTGACGGCAGTATTGTTCCCGCCGGCTTCCTGGCGCAGGGACTCCAGCTTCTCCTTGCTGCAGAAACAGTAATAGCCGCCGTCCCTGGCGATAAGCTTTTCGGCCCATTCCTTATAGATGCTTTTCCGCTGGCTCTGGACATAGGGGCCGAAGGGGCCGCCGATATCCGGGCCCTCGTCATGTTCCAGACCCACCAGTTTCATTGTATTATAGATCACCTCGACCGAGCCCTCCACCAGCCGTTCCTGGTCGGTGTCCTCGATCCGCAGGATGAACTTACCGTTCATGGTGCGGGCGATCAGGTAGGCATAGAGGGCGGTGCGAAGATTGCCGATGTGCATGTAGCCGGTGGGGCTGGGGGCGAAGCGGGTGCGGACAGTAGGCATTGTTGTGATATGGGATTTGATGTTTGGAATTTTGGGGGCGCTTTTCATCCTGAGACTTGTCCTTAGCCGGGCTGCTTGCATTGCTGACGCGTGCTTGACCAACCGAAGGATGCTCTTTCATCCCTCATCCAGCCAAGCGGGAAGGTGTCTCGGGATGACAGCGGATAAGTTAAATAATGATACCAAATATGCCGGGCAAAGTCAAAGGTAAATGGCACTAATTCAAAGGGTTTATTGATATTTTATTAACTTGATTTTAGTAAATAAATATGATATAATAAACATTTGCATTAAAGTCATATTTGTAACCCATTAAACTGCATTAGGTTATATATGAAGCCTCAAGCCAGGCCCAACATCCAGGGTATCAGCCCATACATCCCGGGCAAGCCCATCGAAGAAGTGCGCCGGGAGCTGGGCATAAGGGGTCAGATCATCAAGCTGGCCTCCAACGAAAACCCGCTGGGGCCTTCGCCCAAGGCGGTCAAAGCCCTGCGCAAATCGCTTAAGGAGATCAACCTTTATCCCGATGACGGGTGCTTTGCCTTGAGCAAGAGGCTGGCCTCCCATCTGGGAGTCAACGAGGACCAGCTGATCTTCGGCAACGGCTCGGTGGATGTGATAGAGTTCATCACCAAGACCTTCGTGGCTCCCGGCGACCATGTGGTCATCGCCGAGGGGGCTTTCATCATGTACAAGATAGCGGCCAAGATGGCCGACGCCAGGCCCTCGCTGATACCCCTGAAAAATTACCTCCACGACCTGGACGCCATGGCGGCGGCCGTCACCCCCCAGACCAAGGTGGTCTACATCGCCAACCCCAACAATCCCACCGGCACCATGCTGACCGAAGCCCAGGTCAAGGCCTTCATGAAGAAGATCCCGGAGAGCTGCGTGGTGGTGTTCGACGAAGCCTATTCCGAATACATCGACCGGCCAGATTTTCCCGATACCATCAAACTGCTCAAGGACTGGCCCAACGCCATAGTGCTCCACACCTTTTCCAAGATCTACGGCCTGGCCGGATTGAGGGTGGGCTACGGGGTGGGAAGCCCCGAGCTGATCGCCCAGATCCGCAAGGTGCGCCTGCCTTTCAACATCAGCCTAAGCGGGCAGGTGGCCTGCCTGGCGGCTTTGGACGATGCCAAACATCTGGCCAAAAGCAAGAAGCTCAACACCGAGGGCAAAGAATATCTGTACAAACAATTACAGGTCTTAGGGGTTTCCTATGTTCCGTCAGAAGGGAACTTCATCCTGATAGACCCCAAGACGGACTCCATGCCGGTCTTTACCGCCCTGCAGAAACTGGGGGTCATCGTCCGGCCGGTCAAGAACTACGGATACCAGACCGAACTGCGGGTGACCATCGGCACCGCCCGGCAGAACCGGAAGCTGATAGGGGCGTTGAAGAAGGTGCTGAAATAGGGTCTTTTCAATCAACCGGCGACAATCAGAAGTGTTCCATTGGCGGTACCCAGTATCCACTAGTCAGTAATCTATAACCGGTGAATACTGGATAGTGAATAGTGGATAGTGTATAGTCAAAACGACTTTATAATCTGTAACAAGCAATTCAGTTGATGTCTCGCAAACCGGTGATAGCCATAGACGGCCCGGAGGCCACCGGCAAAAGTAAAACCGACAGGATGGTTGCCCAGAAGCTGGGGTACCTGTACATCGACACCGGGGCCATGTACAGGGCAGCCGGTTTAAAGGCCCTGCGTCTGGGGATCTCATTCAGCGACCGGGAAGCCATAGCCAAAATGATGGAACAGACGGACATCAGCCAGGAGGTCACTTCCAACGGCCCGGCCACTTTTCTGGACGGGGTTGATGTCAGCGGGCTGATCCGCAGCCCGGAGGTCTCCCAGGCCGCCTCGGACATATCGGCCATCACTTCGGTCCGCCAAAGGCTGGTGGCGCTGCAGCAGCGGATGGGCCGGGCGGGCGGGGTGGTGATGGAGGGCCGGGACATAACCACGGTGGTCTTTCCCACGGCCGAGGTCAAGGTCTTCATGAAGGCCTCCATCCAACAGCGGGCCTGCAGGCGCAAAGCCGAACTGGAGGCCAACGGCATGACCATGGACCTGAAAGAACTGGAGAAGCAGATAGAGAACCGCGACCGGCAGGACAGCCAGAGGGACGACAGCCCCCTGACCTGCACCCGGGATTCATTGGTAATAGATACTTCAACCCTGACCATAGACCAGCAGGTGGAGATGGTGATGGCCCGGGCGGAAAAGATACAAAAGGAGCAGGCATGATCTGGGAAAGCCGGGCCTTCAATTCCCGGGCATACCGGCTGACCTGGCACTGCCTGAACATCATTTTCAGCGCGCTTTTCCGGTGGAAGGTGGAGGGCCGGGAGAACATCCCCCGGCAGGGACCCCTGATCATCGCTTCCAACCACATCGCCCTGATCGACCCGCCGTACGTGGGGGCCTGTGTGCCCAGGGAGATCGCCTTCATGGCCAAGAAGGAGCTGTTCGTCTTTCCCCCATTAAGGGCGTTGATCACCAGCCATAACGCCTTTCCCATCAGGCGGGGCGGCTGGGATTCCCAGGTATTCAGGCTGCTGAAGGAAAAACTTGATCAGGGCCTGGCGGTGCTGGTCTTTCCCGAAGGCACCCGCAGTCGGACCGATGAATTTTTGGAACCAAAACCGGGCATAGGGCTTCTGGTCAGGCAGCAGCTGGTCCCGGTGGTTCCCTGTTTCATCCGGGGTACCAACCTGGGATGGAGGGACCTGCTTTCCGGAAAACATCAGCTGACGACCAAATTCGGCCGTCCGATAACCCCGGCCGAGATAGAAGCGTTCCCCTCCGACAAGGAAGGGTACATCGGCCTGAGCTGCCTGATCATGCAGAGGATAGCCGAGCTGAAGGAAAGTTCCCGATGAAGATAAAAGTGGCCCAAAGCGCCGGGTTCTGCTTCGGGGTGAAACGGGCGGTGAACCTGGCTTTTGAGATAGCCAAGAAATCTAAAACGCCGGTATATACCCTGGGACCCATCATTCACAATCCCCAGGTGGTGGCCCAGCTGGAGGCCTGCGGGGTCAAGGCGGTCAGCAGCCCATCCAGAATCAAAAAGGGCACGGTCATCATCCGCTCCCACGGGGTGCACCCCAAGGTCATGGCCGGCCTCAGGAAAAAAGGGATCAGGATCGTGGACGCCACCTGCCCCTTTGTGACCAAGGCCCAGAAAGCCGCGGCCCTGCTTAAATCCGAAGGACGCCAGGTGGTGATAGTGGGAGAGGCCGAGCATCCCGAGGTGGTGGCCTTAAAGGGGTATGCCGGCCCCAACTCGGTGGTCTACAACCACAACGATTTCAAGGTCCAGAAGAAACTGGGGGTGCTGGCCCAGACCACGCTTTCGGCCGGGGATTTTATAGAGGCCCTGATATCTTTCGGGAGGAAGGCCGAAGACATCCACATCGTCAACACCATCTGTCAGGCTACCAAAGTGCGGCAGCAGGATACCATGAGGCTGGCCAAGGATTCCGACGTGATGATCGTGGTGGGCGGACGCAACTCGGCCAACACTTCGCGCCTGCTGGAACTCTGCCGTAAAGTGGGCCGTCCGGCTTATCATGTGGAAACAGAACGGGAGCTGAAGGCCAAATGGTTCCAAAACTGCTCCAAGGCCGGGGTCACGGCCGGGGCGTCCACTCCGGACAGCATGGTCAAAAAAGTTGTGGACCGGATCAAGGAACTTAAATCTAAATAAGGTACAGCGTAAAGCTCACAGCTTAGAGCGGTTTTACAGAAAAAATGGCAAGGCTGGCATTAGTCGGCCTATTTTATACCGAAAGGAGTTTTAATAAAACTCATGGCAAAAACCAAACAACCAAGCGAGGAGCTTCTGTCACAGGACCACCTGCTGGAGCAGGATGATCAGGAGGGTTCGGGCGAGTTCCGGAAACTGCTGGAGGAATTCACCAGCAACAGGAAATTCGAGGAGGGCGAGATCGTCACCGGCACCGTCCTGCGGATCTCCGGGGAATCGGTGATCGTGGACGTCGGGTTCAAATCCGAGGGGATCGTCCCGGTGGTGGAATTTTTGGACCGGACCGCCATCGAGATCGGAAAAAAGGTAGACCTGCTGTTGGAGCAGGTGGAGGACCAGGACGGGCAGATCGTGCTGTCCAAGATCAAGGCCGACTTCATCAAGGTCTGGGACAAGGTCCAGAAATCCCTGGACAGCGAGGTGGTGGTGGACGGCAAAGTGCTGCGCAAGGTCAAGGGCGGATTGATCATCGACCTGATGGGCGTGGACGCCTTCCTGCCGGGCTCCCAGATCGGCCTCCGGCCGCTGGAGACCATCGACAGCCTGCTGGGGCAGACCATTCCCTTGAAGATCATCAAGATCAACAAAAAGAAGCGCAACATAGTGGTCTCGCGCCGGGTGGTGCTGGACGCCGACCGCGACAAGCAGCGGGCGGTGATCCTGGCCGAGATAGACAAGGGACAGGTGCGCGAGGGCATCGCCAAGAACATCACCGATTTCGGGGTGTTCGTGGACCTGGGCGGCCTGGACGGCCTGCTCCATATCACCGACATGTCGTGGGGCCGGATCAGCCATCCTTCGGAACTGGTCCAGATCGGCCAAAAGGTCAAGGTCAAGATCCTGGAATACGACCGCGAAAGGTCCCGGGTCTCTCTGGGCTTGAAGCAGCTGACCACCCATCCCTGGGAGAGCATCGAGTCCAAGTTCCCGGTGGGCACCAAGATCTTCGGCAAGATCGTATCCATCACCGATTACGGCGCCTTCATAGAGCTGGAGAAGGGGGTGGAGGGACTGATCCACATCTCCGAGATGTCCTGGACCCGCCAGGTGAAGCATCCTTCCAAGA includes the following:
- a CDS encoding 1-acyl-sn-glycerol-3-phosphate acyltransferase, whose product is MIWESRAFNSRAYRLTWHCLNIIFSALFRWKVEGRENIPRQGPLIIASNHIALIDPPYVGACVPREIAFMAKKELFVFPPLRALITSHNAFPIRRGGWDSQVFRLLKEKLDQGLAVLVFPEGTRSRTDEFLEPKPGIGLLVRQQLVPVVPCFIRGTNLGWRDLLSGKHQLTTKFGRPITPAEIEAFPSDKEGYIGLSCLIMQRIAELKESSR
- a CDS encoding histidinol-phosphate transaminase; this encodes MKPQARPNIQGISPYIPGKPIEEVRRELGIRGQIIKLASNENPLGPSPKAVKALRKSLKEINLYPDDGCFALSKRLASHLGVNEDQLIFGNGSVDVIEFITKTFVAPGDHVVIAEGAFIMYKIAAKMADARPSLIPLKNYLHDLDAMAAAVTPQTKVVYIANPNNPTGTMLTEAQVKAFMKKIPESCVVVFDEAYSEYIDRPDFPDTIKLLKDWPNAIVLHTFSKIYGLAGLRVGYGVGSPELIAQIRKVRLPFNISLSGQVACLAALDDAKHLAKSKKLNTEGKEYLYKQLQVLGVSYVPSEGNFILIDPKTDSMPVFTALQKLGVIVRPVKNYGYQTELRVTIGTARQNRKLIGALKKVLK
- a CDS encoding (d)CMP kinase, which gives rise to MSRKPVIAIDGPEATGKSKTDRMVAQKLGYLYIDTGAMYRAAGLKALRLGISFSDREAIAKMMEQTDISQEVTSNGPATFLDGVDVSGLIRSPEVSQAASDISAITSVRQRLVALQQRMGRAGGVVMEGRDITTVVFPTAEVKVFMKASIQQRACRRKAELEANGMTMDLKELEKQIENRDRQDSQRDDSPLTCTRDSLVIDTSTLTIDQQVEMVMARAEKIQKEQA
- the rpsA gene encoding 30S ribosomal protein S1, coding for MAKTKQPSEELLSQDHLLEQDDQEGSGEFRKLLEEFTSNRKFEEGEIVTGTVLRISGESVIVDVGFKSEGIVPVVEFLDRTAIEIGKKVDLLLEQVEDQDGQIVLSKIKADFIKVWDKVQKSLDSEVVVDGKVLRKVKGGLIIDLMGVDAFLPGSQIGLRPLETIDSLLGQTIPLKIIKINKKKRNIVVSRRVVLDADRDKQRAVILAEIDKGQVREGIAKNITDFGVFVDLGGLDGLLHITDMSWGRISHPSELVQIGQKVKVKILEYDRERSRVSLGLKQLTTHPWESIESKFPVGTKIFGKIVSITDYGAFIELEKGVEGLIHISEMSWTRQVKHPSKIVSIGDSVEAMVLKIDKAEQKISLGLRQLGPDPWTSIEAKYPIGAKAVGKVRNITNFGIFVELEDGIDGLIHISDISWTKRIKHPGDVVKKGDDVNVVVTNIDKENHRISLGIKQMEEDPWNTVGQSFTLGQTVHCKVNRPLERGLLVDMDKGFEGFVPVSELDKVDETKLEETFKGGEEMDLKIIEIDVNNRRIALSQKALISGQEAEDIKPYLKEAPKEAPGAAQVQ
- the ispH gene encoding 4-hydroxy-3-methylbut-2-enyl diphosphate reductase, whose protein sequence is MKIKVAQSAGFCFGVKRAVNLAFEIAKKSKTPVYTLGPIIHNPQVVAQLEACGVKAVSSPSRIKKGTVIIRSHGVHPKVMAGLRKKGIRIVDATCPFVTKAQKAAALLKSEGRQVVIVGEAEHPEVVALKGYAGPNSVVYNHNDFKVQKKLGVLAQTTLSAGDFIEALISFGRKAEDIHIVNTICQATKVRQQDTMRLAKDSDVMIVVGGRNSANTSRLLELCRKVGRPAYHVETERELKAKWFQNCSKAGVTAGASTPDSMVKKVVDRIKELKSK
- a CDS encoding glutamate--tRNA ligase translates to MPTVRTRFAPSPTGYMHIGNLRTALYAYLIARTMNGKFILRIEDTDQERLVEGSVEVIYNTMKLVGLEHDEGPDIGGPFGPYVQSQRKSIYKEWAEKLIARDGGYYCFCSKEKLESLRQEAGGNNTAVKFQDPCRDIGPEEAKKRAASGEPSVIRQKIPRGGSTSFDDLVYGTVTVENSTLEDGILLKSDGLPTYNFANVVDDHLMQISHVIRGSEYLSSAPKYNLIYQALEWEIPAYIHLPLIMKAAGKKLSKREGDASFEDFYNQGYLKEAIVNYIALLGWNPKDEREIFSLDELKKVFSVAGLNNSPAIFDVEKLKWMNGEYIRKMTPEIFYEAALPWLQQAVKSPGIDLRKLSGLMQQRTVVLSDIPARVDFIDALPEYAKEMFVNKKAKTDLMNSLEYLKTCRAELEKLGSWDHETIKQALYVVVETLGVKANTFLTPLRIALSGREVTPGGATELAEILGKEETLKRVQKSIEMLTVNVG
- a CDS encoding DUF3800 domain-containing protein yields the protein MASIINIYCDESCHLEHDKQEVMLLGAVKCPIEKVRHITEELRQLKEKHSCRGELKWQKVSNSRLDYYRDIIEYFFSQNDLGFRCVVVKNKKNLDHQYYNQGSHDSFYYKMYYYLLRNMITCESVYNIFMDIKDTQSQIKINTLKDILKNSYPTNSHEIINIMQQIRSKESEILQIADFFIGALSYVNRGLIESTAKLSLIELIKAKVKLTLTETTAPWEDKFNIFTFLPREKNNATK